A portion of the Pedobacter cryoconitis genome contains these proteins:
- the pheS gene encoding phenylalanine--tRNA ligase subunit alpha, whose product MLQAKITEYTTEINAFSTENADELEQFRIKFLGTKGIIKDIFDEFKAVSPEEKRTLGKVLNEFKQLAEAKYQTLKEQDATELTRKDAGLDLTLPGAGFEVGARHPLALVRREIVDIFSRLGFVVAEGPEIEDDWHNFSALNFPEEHPARDMQDTFFIKKGGAHGDIALRTHTSSVQVRMMEAGKPPFRALMPGRVYRNEAISARAHCFFHQVEGLYVDENVSFADLKQTLFYFVQELYGEGTKVRFRPSYFPFTEPSAEMDISCTICKGAGCQLCKYSGWVEILGCGMVDPNVLENCGIDSKKYSGFAFGMGIERIANLKFEIKDLRLFSENDQRFLKQFKTSLI is encoded by the coding sequence ATGTTGCAAGCTAAGATTACAGAATATACTACGGAAATAAATGCTTTTTCTACGGAAAATGCTGACGAATTAGAACAGTTCAGAATAAAATTCCTTGGAACTAAAGGAATTATAAAAGATATTTTTGATGAATTTAAGGCTGTATCTCCTGAAGAAAAGAGAACGCTTGGAAAGGTACTAAACGAGTTCAAACAACTTGCAGAAGCAAAATATCAGACACTTAAAGAACAAGACGCTACAGAACTGACCAGAAAAGATGCTGGTCTGGATTTGACACTTCCTGGTGCAGGCTTTGAGGTAGGTGCCCGTCACCCGCTGGCTTTAGTCAGAAGAGAGATTGTTGACATTTTCAGCAGACTTGGATTTGTTGTGGCAGAAGGGCCTGAAATAGAAGATGACTGGCATAACTTTTCTGCCTTAAACTTTCCTGAAGAACACCCGGCAAGAGATATGCAGGATACCTTTTTTATCAAAAAAGGCGGAGCGCATGGAGATATCGCCTTAAGAACACATACTTCTTCTGTACAGGTAAGAATGATGGAAGCTGGGAAACCGCCTTTCAGAGCTTTAATGCCAGGACGTGTTTACCGTAATGAAGCAATCTCTGCAAGAGCACATTGTTTTTTCCACCAGGTAGAAGGACTGTATGTAGATGAGAATGTATCATTCGCAGATTTAAAGCAAACCTTGTTCTATTTTGTACAGGAACTATACGGTGAAGGTACTAAAGTACGTTTCCGTCCTTCTTATTTCCCATTCACAGAACCTTCTGCAGAGATGGATATTTCTTGTACCATTTGTAAAGGGGCAGGTTGTCAATTGTGCAAATATAGCGGCTGGGTAGAAATATTGGGTTGTGGTATGGTAGATCCGAATGTATTGGAAAACTGTGGTATTGACAGTAAAAAATATAGCGGTTTCGCATTTGGTATGGGTATCGAACGTATTGCGAACTTAAAATTTGAGATCAAAGACTTACGCCTATTCTCAGAAAACGATCAGCGTTTCCTGAAACAATTTAAAACTTCGTTGATTTAA
- the kbl gene encoding glycine C-acetyltransferase, translated as MYKTLQPVLQQELEQIEKDGLYKRERVIITPQGADIKVSTGQEVVNFCANNYLGLSSDPRVTAAAKAAIDKYGYGMSSVRFICGTQDVHKELEQKLSEFLGTEDTILYAAAFDANGGVFEPLFNDQDAIISDELNHASIIDGVRLCKAKRFRYKHSDMADLEEQLKAAASCRHRIIVTDGAFSMDGTIAQLDKICDLADKYEALVMIDESHCSGFMGKTGRGTHEHCGVIDRIDIITGTLGKALGGASGGFTAGKKEIIDMLRQRSRPYLFSNTLAPAIAGASVAVLDLLNESTALRDKLEHNTLYFRQKMTAAGFDIKEGIHPIVPVMLYDAKLAQEFAAKMLEEGIYVIGFYYPVVPQGKARIRVQLSAGHEQHHLDKAIAAFIKVGKELKVIS; from the coding sequence ATGTATAAAACACTGCAACCTGTTCTTCAACAGGAATTAGAACAAATAGAAAAAGACGGGTTATACAAACGGGAAAGAGTAATCATCACACCTCAGGGAGCTGATATCAAAGTAAGTACTGGTCAGGAAGTGGTGAATTTTTGCGCTAATAACTACCTGGGATTGTCTTCAGATCCAAGAGTAACTGCTGCTGCGAAAGCTGCAATTGATAAATATGGTTATGGAATGTCTTCTGTCCGTTTTATCTGTGGAACTCAGGATGTACATAAAGAATTAGAACAAAAACTATCTGAATTCTTAGGTACCGAAGATACTATACTATATGCAGCAGCTTTTGATGCCAATGGAGGAGTGTTTGAACCTTTGTTTAACGATCAGGATGCAATTATCTCTGACGAACTGAACCATGCCTCTATCATTGACGGTGTGCGTTTATGTAAAGCAAAACGTTTCCGTTATAAACACAGTGATATGGCAGACCTGGAAGAGCAGTTAAAAGCAGCAGCTTCCTGCCGTCACCGTATTATTGTTACAGACGGTGCATTCTCTATGGATGGTACTATTGCACAATTAGATAAGATCTGTGATTTAGCTGATAAATATGAAGCGCTTGTGATGATTGATGAATCTCACTGTTCCGGATTTATGGGTAAAACAGGAAGAGGGACTCATGAACACTGCGGTGTAATCGATAGAATAGATATTATTACAGGTACTTTAGGTAAAGCACTAGGCGGTGCTTCCGGAGGTTTTACAGCGGGGAAAAAAGAAATTATTGATATGCTTCGTCAGCGTTCAAGACCATATTTATTCTCTAATACACTGGCTCCTGCAATTGCAGGTGCTTCAGTTGCGGTATTGGATCTGTTAAATGAAAGTACAGCACTAAGAGATAAATTAGAGCACAATACACTTTATTTCCGTCAGAAAATGACAGCAGCAGGGTTTGATATCAAAGAAGGTATTCACCCAATTGTGCCAGTGATGCTATACGATGCTAAACTAGCACAAGAATTTGCGGCAAAAATGCTGGAAGAAGGCATTTATGTAATCGGATTCTACTATCCTGTTGTTCCTCAGGGTAAAGCGCGTATCAGAGTACAGCTTTCTGCCGGACATGAACAACACCATTTAGACAAAGCAATTGCAGCTTTTATTAAAGTAGGTAAAGAATTGAAAGTAATCTCTTAG
- a CDS encoding TetR/AcrR family transcriptional regulator has product MEPEKIKESIIRAAKELFRKYGYHKTSVNEIAKKARIAKATIYKYFESKEQVLDAILMDYLDLNLHEILKNKAQFVDEEEHLKALVMKTCRLTYTVCNEFIGWDFVRENANSQEFLKHLSDQLESLLLSAYLGLDHFKNNPSRREGLAFLLKASKSIVFSFAFTSVSDSDVRKNFVSFQKEMLPFLVKAAL; this is encoded by the coding sequence ATGGAACCAGAAAAAATTAAAGAGAGCATCATTAGAGCTGCCAAAGAACTATTCAGGAAATACGGGTATCACAAGACCAGTGTAAATGAGATTGCAAAAAAGGCGAGAATCGCCAAAGCAACCATTTATAAATATTTTGAAAGCAAGGAACAAGTATTAGATGCTATTCTGATGGATTATCTTGACCTTAATTTGCATGAAATATTAAAAAACAAAGCCCAGTTTGTTGATGAAGAAGAACACCTGAAAGCATTGGTCATGAAAACCTGCAGGCTCACCTATACCGTTTGCAACGAATTTATAGGGTGGGACTTTGTCAGGGAAAATGCCAATTCACAAGAATTCCTCAAACACCTTTCAGACCAATTGGAATCGCTACTGCTTTCCGCTTACCTTGGCCTGGACCATTTCAAAAATAATCCATCCAGAAGAGAAGGACTTGCATTTTTATTGAAAGCAAGTAAAAGTATTGTCTTCTCTTTCGCCTTTACCTCTGTAAGTGACTCAGATGTTCGTAAGAACTTTGTCAGCTTCCAAAAAGAAATGCTGCCCTTTCTGGTTAAAGCAGCACTTTAG
- a CDS encoding phenylalanyl-tRNA synthetase subunit alpha, which yields MSKEVLEISILVEEKFDVSFNLDGGLLGIILKVFGIGS from the coding sequence ATGAGCAAAGAGGTTTTAGAGATTTCGATCCTGGTAGAAGAGAAATTTGATGTCAGCTTTAACCTTGACGGAGGCCTTTTGGGGATTATCCTGAAGGTTTTCGGAATTGGGAGCTGA